One segment of Comamonas thiooxydans DNA contains the following:
- a CDS encoding phage portal protein: MNTQKKPSLAGRVRAAIDGWVRSFSLRDKDLYIDREMASEAGVDVTPKGVMQVDAVWSCVRLISETIATLPLSIHERTSSGKRLASHHPLHFVIHDQPNADSTASVFWEALVASMLLRGNGRAEKLYVGDKLVGLAFLDPNKLVITRDANGHKIYQYPRPGGVMRQIPSNRIWNIPGFTLDGETGVSVIAYGAKVFGAAMAAERSAARTFRNGMLPTVYYKVAAFLKPDQRKMFKEEIAGSVERGETPLLEGGTDVGTVGIKPSDAQLLESRSFSVESICRWFRVPPWMVGHTEKSTSWGTGIEQQMIGFLTFTLGPWLRRIEQAINTDLLAPAERSRYYAKFSVEGLLRADSAGRAAFYAAMVNNGILTRDEVRELEDREPMGGNAAVLTVQSAMTTLDSLGQDASAAQTNQARAALRALLGFTEEPQKG, encoded by the coding sequence ATGAACACACAGAAGAAACCGAGCCTTGCGGGTCGCGTGCGCGCGGCCATCGACGGTTGGGTGCGGTCCTTCAGTCTTCGGGACAAGGACCTCTACATAGATCGCGAGATGGCCAGCGAAGCGGGCGTGGACGTAACCCCGAAAGGGGTCATGCAGGTGGATGCGGTCTGGAGCTGCGTTCGTCTCATTTCGGAGACCATCGCAACGCTCCCTCTCTCGATCCATGAGAGAACGTCCTCGGGGAAGCGCCTGGCCAGCCATCACCCTCTGCACTTTGTTATTCACGACCAGCCCAATGCTGACTCTACGGCCTCGGTATTCTGGGAGGCTCTGGTCGCATCGATGCTGCTGCGAGGCAATGGCCGCGCCGAAAAGCTCTACGTGGGCGACAAGCTGGTGGGCTTGGCCTTTCTGGATCCGAACAAGCTGGTGATCACGCGGGACGCGAACGGCCACAAGATCTACCAGTACCCGCGGCCTGGCGGTGTAATGCGACAGATTCCGTCTAACAGGATCTGGAATATCCCAGGATTCACCCTGGACGGCGAGACAGGTGTCTCGGTGATCGCCTACGGCGCCAAGGTCTTCGGGGCTGCAATGGCGGCTGAGCGGTCAGCGGCACGGACATTCCGCAATGGCATGCTGCCGACGGTCTACTACAAGGTTGCGGCATTTCTGAAGCCTGATCAGCGCAAGATGTTCAAGGAGGAAATCGCCGGCTCCGTCGAGCGGGGGGAAACCCCGCTTCTGGAAGGCGGCACGGACGTCGGGACCGTTGGCATCAAGCCATCGGATGCCCAGCTCCTCGAGTCCCGGTCCTTCTCGGTGGAGTCGATCTGTCGCTGGTTTCGTGTGCCCCCCTGGATGGTGGGTCACACCGAGAAGTCCACCAGTTGGGGGACGGGCATCGAGCAGCAGATGATCGGCTTCCTGACCTTCACCCTGGGCCCTTGGCTGCGGCGGATCGAGCAGGCGATCAATACGGACCTGCTGGCGCCGGCCGAGCGCTCGCGCTACTACGCCAAGTTCTCTGTAGAAGGCCTGCTGCGCGCCGACAGCGCCGGTCGCGCGGCCTTCTATGCCGCGATGGTGAACAACGGGATCCTTACCCGCGATGAGGTTCGCGAACTGGAAGACCGCGAGCCGATGGGCGGCAATGCTGCAGTTCTCACGGTTCAGTCGGCCATGACCACGCTTGATTCCCTGGGGCAAGACGCCTCGGCAGCACAAACAAACCAGGCCCGCGCCGCGCTTCGCGCGCTGTTGGGCTTCACCGAAGAGCCGCAGAAAGGCTGA
- a CDS encoding terminase large subunit yields MAKYPAVDAALKFAKDVVKGKIPACRYVILACQRHLDDLDRAKDDDCPYFFDPKEAQRKIALIELLPHTKGEWAFKRQLVTLEPWQKFGLACTFGWKRKRDKMRRFRESYWEVNRKNGKSVIAAGVGLAMFCLDDEFGAEVYSGATTEKQAWEVFRPARLMVKRSPMLIEAAGIEVNASNLNRPADGSRFEPLIGNPGDGASPSCSIVDEYHEHDSDALYTTMLTGMGARKQPLMFMITTAGFNIEGPCYDKRREVLEMLEGTVPNEELFGWVWTIDEGDDWKDPAVLAKANPNIGVSVYQEYLESQQRRAVQQARFTNTFKTKHLGVWVTAKAGFFNVAQWEALKDVTLTLEQFEGQPCVLAFDLARKLDMNSMARLFWRDIDGKRHYYSVAPRFWVPEDTVANHDNRRMAERYQKWVNAGLLVQTDGAEIDYREILEEAKEANHLNPVQSSPIDPHGATNLAHQLDDEGLTPITITQNYTNMSDPMKEIEAAIASGRFHHDGNPIMTWCIANVIGKTLPGNDDVVRPIKQGNDNKIDGAVSLIMAVGRVLVPPDGEGDMDDWLSNPIRTGKA; encoded by the coding sequence ATGGCTAAGTATCCCGCTGTTGATGCCGCGCTGAAGTTCGCCAAGGACGTGGTTAAGGGAAAGATTCCTGCGTGCCGGTATGTGATCCTCGCCTGCCAACGGCATCTGGACGATCTCGATCGCGCCAAGGACGATGACTGTCCGTACTTCTTCGACCCAAAGGAGGCTCAGCGAAAGATCGCCTTGATCGAGTTGCTGCCGCACACGAAAGGTGAGTGGGCATTCAAGCGTCAGCTGGTGACGCTGGAGCCCTGGCAGAAGTTCGGCCTGGCCTGCACCTTTGGCTGGAAGCGTAAGCGCGACAAGATGCGCCGCTTTCGCGAGAGCTACTGGGAAGTAAATCGAAAGAATGGGAAGTCGGTGATCGCCGCCGGCGTTGGCCTGGCGATGTTCTGCCTGGACGACGAATTCGGCGCGGAGGTCTACTCGGGAGCCACAACGGAGAAGCAGGCGTGGGAGGTGTTCCGTCCCGCTCGGTTGATGGTCAAGCGTTCACCGATGTTGATCGAGGCTGCGGGCATCGAGGTCAACGCCTCGAATCTGAACAGGCCAGCCGATGGAAGCCGATTCGAGCCGTTGATCGGCAACCCAGGCGATGGTGCCAGCCCGTCTTGCTCCATTGTTGACGAGTATCACGAGCATGACTCGGACGCGCTCTATACCACCATGCTGACCGGCATGGGTGCCCGTAAGCAGCCGCTGATGTTCATGATCACCACGGCAGGCTTCAATATCGAAGGGCCGTGCTACGACAAGCGCCGCGAAGTTCTGGAAATGCTCGAGGGCACTGTCCCGAATGAGGAGCTGTTCGGCTGGGTGTGGACCATTGACGAGGGTGACGATTGGAAAGACCCGGCCGTCCTGGCCAAGGCCAATCCGAACATCGGTGTGTCGGTCTATCAGGAGTATCTGGAAAGCCAGCAGCGCCGCGCTGTTCAGCAGGCGCGCTTCACCAACACGTTCAAGACCAAGCACCTGGGCGTGTGGGTGACGGCCAAGGCCGGCTTTTTCAACGTCGCCCAGTGGGAGGCGCTGAAGGACGTCACCCTGACGCTGGAGCAGTTCGAGGGTCAACCGTGCGTGCTGGCATTCGACCTGGCACGCAAGTTGGACATGAATAGCATGGCGCGCCTGTTCTGGCGGGACATCGACGGGAAGCGGCACTACTACAGTGTGGCGCCTCGATTTTGGGTGCCTGAGGACACTGTGGCCAATCACGACAACCGACGCATGGCCGAGCGGTACCAGAAGTGGGTAAACGCTGGCCTGCTAGTGCAGACCGATGGGGCGGAGATCGATTACCGGGAGATCCTGGAAGAGGCCAAGGAGGCCAACCATTTGAACCCCGTGCAGTCGTCGCCGATCGACCCGCATGGCGCCACAAACCTGGCGCACCAACTGGACGACGAGGGCTTGACGCCGATCACGATCACCCAGAACTACACCAACATGAGCGACCCGATGAAGGAGATCGAGGCGGCTATCGCCTCGGGGCGCTTCCATCATGACGGCAACCCGATCATGACCTGGTGCATTGCGAACGTGATCGGCAAAACCCTGCCGGGCAATGACGATGTAGTGAGGCCGATCAAGCAGGGCAATGACAACAAGATCGACGGCGCGGTATCTCTGATCATGGCTGTTGGCCGCGTGCTGGTGCCGCCAGACGGCGAGGGCGACATGGACGACTGGCTGAGTAACCCAATACGGACGGGCAAGGCATGA
- a CDS encoding phage terminase small subunit P27 family, with protein sequence MAGAAGRSGRRPKPTAKKELAGNPGKRALNKSEPDFGLVRNIDCPIWMGDDGRVLWETLAPLLCRERVLEATDVQNLEVYCNAYDQFRMAQVDVKENGVTVAGATGGVVKNPALTALKEATAMMATYGGMLGLDPSSRQRIMGKKPEGGGNPFAVLMNG encoded by the coding sequence ATGGCAGGTGCTGCTGGGCGCTCTGGCCGTCGCCCGAAACCCACGGCCAAGAAAGAGCTGGCCGGCAACCCGGGAAAGCGGGCGCTAAACAAGTCAGAGCCGGACTTTGGTCTGGTTCGCAATATCGATTGCCCGATCTGGATGGGCGATGACGGCCGCGTCCTGTGGGAGACGTTGGCTCCGTTGTTGTGCCGAGAGCGCGTTCTCGAGGCGACCGACGTGCAGAACCTCGAGGTTTACTGCAACGCCTATGACCAGTTCCGCATGGCTCAGGTTGATGTGAAGGAAAACGGCGTAACCGTTGCAGGCGCCACAGGCGGCGTCGTCAAGAATCCGGCGCTCACGGCACTCAAGGAGGCTACCGCGATGATGGCCACCTACGGCGGGATGCTGGGGCTGGATCCATCGAGCCGGCAGCGAATCATGGGCAAGAAGCCAGAAGGGGGCGGCAATCCGTTTGCCGTGTTGATGAATGGCTAA
- a CDS encoding dATP/dGTP diphosphohydrolase domain-containing protein → MVVNVTTGTIEQRDPNGCNPHEPGAKLDAGKARPDLVLNGFPRALLAVAEVAAYGARKYTEEGWRSVPDGRRRYVAAKDRHRLQGAIEASDSESGLPHLAHEAWNALAALELALSALEQEGAGC, encoded by the coding sequence ATGGTGGTGAATGTGACAACGGGCACGATAGAGCAGCGCGACCCGAACGGCTGCAATCCTCATGAGCCCGGCGCCAAGCTGGATGCGGGCAAAGCTAGGCCTGATCTGGTTCTGAACGGCTTTCCACGCGCCTTGCTGGCCGTTGCCGAGGTCGCTGCATATGGTGCGCGCAAGTACACCGAGGAAGGCTGGCGCAGTGTGCCGGATGGGCGGCGCCGCTACGTTGCAGCCAAGGACCGCCATCGTCTGCAGGGTGCGATCGAGGCTTCTGATTCAGAAAGTGGGCTTCCGCATCTGGCACATGAAGCATGGAATGCACTGGCCGCCCTGGAGCTGGCGCTGAGCGCACTGGAGCAGGAGGGCGCCGGATGCTGA
- a CDS encoding DUF1064 domain-containing protein → MKLTGHTLKLVPRTPGSKYGNRKITAAGGGKFDSLAELHRWSHLQMLQRGGHISDLRRQVVFEMVPSVKFAGAARARPAIRYIADFVYLEQGAEVIEDVKGVETPEFKIKRHLMKALLGREVRVIK, encoded by the coding sequence ATGAAGTTGACGGGACACACGCTGAAACTGGTTCCCAGGACCCCGGGCTCCAAGTACGGCAACAGGAAGATCACTGCAGCGGGTGGCGGCAAGTTCGACAGCTTGGCCGAGCTCCACCGCTGGTCACACCTGCAGATGCTGCAGCGCGGCGGCCACATCAGCGATCTGCGCCGGCAGGTGGTGTTCGAGATGGTTCCATCAGTCAAGTTTGCTGGCGCTGCGCGCGCCCGTCCTGCGATTCGCTACATCGCCGACTTCGTGTACCTGGAGCAGGGCGCCGAGGTGATCGAGGATGTGAAGGGCGTAGAGACCCCTGAATTCAAGATCAAGCGCCACCTGATGAAGGCTCTGCTGGGGCGGGAAGTGCGGGTGATCAAATGA
- a CDS encoding ATP-binding protein has product MDLLASRIHRPPLTRESTCPTHGLFLSRCHLGDIWTKCNLCADEAKAKEDAQAQDEQKRRAREAWEKRLGSAAIPERFQSCRLRNYIAETPEQQAALRFAKDYADNFSAVQSKGRGAIFVGNVGTGKTHLAVGIGMQVMHTHGASVLFSTVARAVRRIKDTWAKRSGETEGEAIAAMVFPDLLILDEVGVQFGSDFEKNLLFDVLNERYEKRKPSLFLSNLSIDDVAAFLGERVMDRLREDGGDVMPFQWESFRGRATE; this is encoded by the coding sequence ATGGACTTGCTTGCATCCCGCATACACCGCCCGCCCTTGACGCGCGAGAGCACCTGCCCGACGCATGGCTTGTTTCTGAGCCGTTGCCATCTGGGCGACATCTGGACCAAGTGCAACCTGTGCGCTGATGAAGCGAAGGCTAAAGAAGATGCTCAGGCCCAGGACGAGCAAAAGCGTCGTGCCCGCGAAGCGTGGGAGAAGCGCCTTGGTTCGGCCGCCATCCCTGAGCGCTTCCAGAGCTGCCGCTTGCGCAACTACATAGCGGAGACCCCGGAGCAGCAGGCAGCGTTGCGCTTCGCCAAGGACTACGCAGACAACTTCTCCGCGGTGCAGAGCAAGGGCCGTGGCGCGATCTTCGTTGGCAACGTCGGCACAGGTAAGACGCACTTAGCCGTCGGTATCGGCATGCAGGTCATGCACACGCATGGTGCTTCAGTGCTGTTTAGCACGGTCGCCCGCGCTGTCCGTCGCATCAAGGACACCTGGGCCAAGCGCAGTGGAGAGACCGAAGGCGAAGCCATTGCTGCGATGGTGTTCCCAGACCTCTTGATCTTGGATGAGGTTGGAGTGCAGTTTGGCAGCGATTTTGAAAAGAACCTGCTGTTTGACGTGCTCAACGAGCGCTACGAGAAGCGTAAGCCGTCACTGTTCTTGTCAAACCTTTCCATAGACGATGTTGCCGCGTTCCTGGGGGAGCGTGTGATGGATCGCCTGCGTGAGGATGGCGGCGACGTTATGCCGTTCCAGTGGGAAAGCTTTCGCGGGAGGGCGACAGAGTGA
- a CDS encoding helix-turn-helix domain-containing protein — protein MSWSALAWAVRQQLPSTQKLVLIMLAERHNSDTGRCDPSHERLAEDCGLTRRSVMDQVKKLEESGYIRAMNRAKGALKLSNHYVLNLSFGVPEKAPALPNDPFLVVKHVHQGSEARSPGVVNHVPNVVNDVHQGGEAGSHKPVTEPVKEPLKKERAPRMAAPALPRPDGVTEQTWSDWLALRKAKNAPVSMTVLTLAIAEAEKASLDLENFLQIWCLRGSQGLQADWLKPADLTGRPKTSKTPVRDNFGGVNYGQARKI, from the coding sequence ATGAGCTGGTCTGCACTTGCATGGGCCGTCCGTCAGCAGCTGCCCAGCACCCAAAAGTTGGTGCTCATCATGCTGGCAGAGCGTCACAACAGCGATACGGGACGATGCGACCCCAGTCATGAGCGCCTGGCTGAAGACTGCGGGCTCACTCGTCGATCTGTCATGGATCAGGTCAAGAAGCTGGAGGAGTCCGGCTACATCCGTGCGATGAACCGCGCAAAGGGTGCTCTGAAGCTGTCGAATCACTATGTCTTGAACCTCAGTTTTGGTGTTCCCGAGAAGGCGCCAGCACTGCCGAATGATCCATTTTTGGTAGTGAAGCACGTTCACCAGGGTAGTGAAGCACGTTCACCAGGGGTAGTGAACCACGTTCCAAACGTAGTGAACGACGTTCACCAGGGTGGTGAAGCAGGTTCACATAAACCAGTAACTGAACCTGTAAAAGAACCTTTAAAGAAAGAAAGGGCGCCGCGCATGGCTGCGCCAGCACTACCCCGACCTGATGGCGTCACCGAGCAGACATGGTCTGATTGGCTGGCACTGCGTAAAGCCAAAAATGCGCCGGTGAGCATGACCGTCCTGACGCTGGCTATTGCCGAGGCTGAGAAGGCATCGCTGGATCTGGAGAACTTTCTGCAGATTTGGTGTCTGCGCGGCAGTCAGGGTCTGCAGGCCGATTGGCTCAAGCCAGCTGATTTGACTGGTCGCCCCAAGACCTCCAAAACCCCGGTGCGTGACAACTTCGGCGGCGTGAACTACGGCCAAGCGAGGAAGATCTGA
- a CDS encoding phage regulatory protein/antirepressor Ant encodes MNAITTSTALTMSSRDIAELTGKRHADVMRDIRSMMDALQQNAELRSVCFSSTYVGENEQSYPQYELDKDTSLTLLLGYDPVARMKVVKRWQELEDLQPAPAQLTRLDILKLAMDSEQARIEAEARLALAAPKVEFVDRYVQPSTGSMGVREVCKLLGAKLNAFTDFLLKRGLMYRTTPQGPLTPRAEHMHNGRFEAKTGTAEHGDTSHAFVHYKFTAKGVEWIAGLWCQHQVREKMSSEVAA; translated from the coding sequence ATGAATGCCATCACCACCTCCACGGCTCTGACCATGAGCAGCCGCGACATTGCGGAGCTGACGGGCAAGCGCCATGCTGACGTGATGCGCGACATCCGCAGCATGATGGACGCGCTGCAGCAAAACGCAGAATTGCGTTCTGTTTGTTTTTCAAGCACTTACGTGGGCGAGAACGAGCAGAGCTATCCCCAATACGAGCTGGACAAGGACACCAGCCTGACGCTGCTGCTGGGCTATGACCCAGTGGCTCGCATGAAGGTGGTCAAGCGCTGGCAGGAGCTGGAGGACCTGCAGCCTGCGCCAGCACAGCTGACACGCCTGGACATTCTCAAGCTGGCAATGGACTCGGAGCAGGCCCGCATCGAGGCTGAGGCGCGGCTGGCGCTGGCTGCCCCCAAGGTTGAGTTTGTCGACCGATACGTGCAGCCAAGTACTGGCAGCATGGGCGTTCGTGAGGTATGCAAGCTCCTCGGCGCCAAGCTGAACGCATTCACTGACTTCCTGCTCAAGCGCGGACTGATGTACCGCACCACGCCACAGGGCCCGCTGACGCCGCGCGCAGAGCACATGCACAACGGCCGCTTTGAGGCCAAGACGGGCACGGCGGAGCATGGCGACACTTCGCACGCCTTCGTTCACTACAAGTTCACCGCCAAGGGTGTGGAGTGGATTGCAGGCCTGTGGTGCCAGCATCAGGTGCGCGAGAAGATGAGCAGCGAGGTGGCTGCATGA
- a CDS encoding phage regulatory CII family protein, which produces MSTLDALRRGVDNYPGGREVVAVRIGKTGEVLRKELSGAASHKLGAVDALTIARIACEEGRPHCYDYAAMVAQECGGRFELVTEPAGEIASPVAKVSKLVLETSHVTSAVIEAMQDGVITDNEMAQIEREIAEAEEVLRKLRQAARAVNEAGKPAGERRAS; this is translated from the coding sequence ATGAGCACACTTGATGCCCTGCGCCGTGGCGTAGATAACTATCCTGGCGGCCGCGAAGTGGTGGCCGTTCGTATTGGCAAGACTGGCGAGGTTCTGCGCAAGGAGCTGTCCGGCGCGGCCTCTCACAAGCTGGGCGCGGTGGATGCACTGACCATTGCCCGCATTGCCTGCGAAGAAGGCCGCCCCCACTGCTATGACTATGCCGCGATGGTGGCCCAGGAGTGCGGCGGCCGCTTTGAGTTGGTGACAGAGCCTGCCGGCGAAATTGCCAGCCCCGTTGCCAAGGTCTCGAAGCTGGTGCTGGAGACCTCCCATGTGACCAGCGCTGTGATCGAGGCCATGCAGGACGGCGTGATCACCGATAACGAGATGGCGCAGATCGAGCGCGAGATTGCCGAGGCTGAAGAAGTGCTGCGCAAGCTGCGCCAGGCCGCCCGTGCTGTGAACGAGGCAGGCAAGCCAGCAGGCGAGCGGAGGGCTTCCTGA
- a CDS encoding S24 family peptidase — protein MHPVTERIYQAVAHITGKSDIGPTDVSLFLGLANSQTAKNWESRGPSSDGLVAAAERGISVKWLRQGTGPMTTDSITTEPSNVEPALELKKSRRVPVTGSVRGGPDGYLVQDNGTEGWVEYWTGDPRAYALRIKGDSMHPRYRAGEYVVVTPSIEAQSGRDVVVKLIDGKCLLKQFNWTRGDEMQFVSINNGYEPMTISKEDIECVDRVAGCVGPDAMVF, from the coding sequence ATGCATCCAGTAACCGAACGCATTTACCAGGCCGTGGCCCATATCACCGGTAAGTCCGACATCGGGCCTACTGACGTTTCCCTGTTTCTGGGGCTAGCCAACTCCCAGACCGCCAAAAACTGGGAGTCGCGAGGCCCCTCCAGCGACGGCCTTGTGGCCGCTGCTGAGCGGGGCATCAGCGTGAAGTGGTTACGACAAGGCACCGGACCAATGACAACAGACTCAATAACAACCGAACCCTCTAACGTTGAGCCAGCGCTTGAGCTGAAGAAATCTCGTCGCGTCCCAGTCACGGGGAGCGTCCGCGGTGGACCCGATGGCTATCTAGTTCAAGACAACGGCACTGAAGGCTGGGTTGAGTACTGGACTGGCGACCCTCGCGCATATGCTTTGCGCATCAAGGGCGACTCCATGCATCCTCGCTACCGCGCTGGAGAGTACGTAGTCGTCACCCCCAGCATTGAGGCGCAATCAGGCCGTGATGTGGTCGTCAAGCTGATTGACGGGAAGTGCTTGCTCAAACAGTTCAACTGGACTCGGGGCGATGAAATGCAGTTCGTGAGCATCAACAATGGCTACGAGCCAATGACGATCAGCAAAGAGGACATCGAGTGCGTCGACCGCGTGGCAGGCTGTGTTGGCCCTGACGCCATGGTTTTCTAA
- a CDS encoding recombination-associated protein RdgC, giving the protein MFKNMTMYRIAESWQSDLQLLEDALQKTVFEECGATQERSVGWVPPRGEAHGALVESVAGQWVMRFMTEAKVLPASVLNRKVNEKAEHIEKTEGRKPGKKEKRDLKDEAKLDLLPMAFTKQGSMWVWIDPQARTLVLDTSAQGRADEVVTLLVEGLPGFALALLDTQTSPQAAMAHWLMTQEPPTGFTADRETELKATDESKAVVRYARHPLDIDEVRQHIEHGKLPTKLAMTWDDRVSFVLTEGLQIKNITLLDAVMDGNSKDDSGFDTDVTIATGELSRLIPDLIEALGGEGRTGLGDLPASLQNAPPAETLPVRIARTAPAPHCEAAGDGPDPLYAEAVELVRKDRKPSISYVQRKLLIGYNRAAALLERMEAEGLVSRMDASGQRALLTPATQTPSASH; this is encoded by the coding sequence ATGTTCAAGAACATGACCATGTACCGTATTGCCGAAAGCTGGCAGAGCGATCTGCAGCTGCTGGAAGATGCGCTGCAAAAGACAGTCTTTGAGGAGTGCGGTGCGACCCAGGAGCGCTCCGTGGGCTGGGTGCCACCGCGCGGCGAGGCTCACGGCGCTCTGGTCGAATCCGTGGCAGGTCAATGGGTGATGCGCTTCATGACCGAGGCGAAGGTGCTGCCGGCCAGCGTGCTCAATCGCAAGGTCAACGAGAAAGCTGAGCACATCGAAAAGACCGAGGGCCGCAAGCCAGGAAAGAAGGAAAAGCGCGACCTCAAGGACGAGGCCAAGCTGGACCTGCTGCCCATGGCCTTCACCAAGCAGGGCAGCATGTGGGTCTGGATCGATCCGCAGGCCCGCACTCTGGTACTCGACACCAGCGCCCAGGGCCGCGCCGACGAGGTGGTAACGCTGCTGGTCGAAGGCCTGCCCGGCTTTGCCCTGGCACTGCTGGATACCCAGACCAGCCCACAGGCCGCCATGGCGCATTGGCTGATGACGCAGGAGCCGCCCACCGGCTTCACCGCAGACCGCGAGACAGAGCTGAAGGCCACGGACGAGTCAAAGGCCGTGGTGCGCTATGCCCGCCACCCGCTGGATATTGATGAGGTCCGCCAGCACATCGAGCACGGCAAGCTACCCACCAAGCTGGCCATGACCTGGGATGACCGCGTGAGCTTTGTGCTGACCGAGGGCCTGCAGATCAAGAACATCACGCTGCTGGATGCGGTCATGGACGGCAACAGCAAGGATGACAGCGGCTTTGATACCGATGTGACCATTGCCACCGGTGAGCTGTCCCGCCTGATTCCCGACCTGATCGAAGCGCTGGGCGGTGAAGGTCGAACCGGCCTGGGCGACCTGCCCGCCTCGCTTCAGAACGCGCCTCCTGCGGAAACTCTGCCGGTAAGGATTGCCAGGACCGCGCCCGCCCCTCACTGCGAAGCTGCTGGCGACGGTCCGGACCCGCTCTATGCCGAGGCAGTGGAACTGGTGCGCAAGGACCGGAAGCCAAGTATCTCGTATGTGCAGCGCAAGCTGCTGATCGGCTACAACCGCGCCGCCGCACTGCTGGAGCGCATGGAAGCCGAGGGGCTGGTGTCACGAATGGATGCCAGCGGGCAACGCGCGCTCCTGACGCCCGCTACCCAGACGCCCAGCGCCAGCCACTGA